The Rhizophagus irregularis chromosome 16, complete sequence genome segment tatattccataaaattttccaaCCTAAGGTTGAAGTGTGAATCCATATTTGATTTGTCCGATTATTTGTTGTATTTCCAAGACTGATGTATCTTTCCTCGGTGTCaacaattcatttaataagtGGGAGATTCAAATCTCCCTCTTTCATATGCTCCTACTACGCctctaattctattatatcctaaaatttactgtgctttgataatctttaattaataatctcGACACCTGTATtgacattttatataattttactacgCTACAAAATCTCTTATCATTTATatccttattaatttttaataactttccttgaatatatttgtccagcaaacattattttaatttttgttaacgTTAATCATGATTCTTCTTGGGTACCCTCACACAGAATTGTTTTTGGAAGTTCACACAGAACTATTCTCAATTGATCACACAGAATACCTCAATTGAGTTCACACAGAAAAAGCTCACACAGAACTATTCTCAATTGATCACACAGAAAACCTCAATTGAGTTCACACAGAATTACCCTACCATCGTATTTATAGTGTCGGTTTTTGGGTACACTTTTTATCCTTAACTTAAcctcaattatttataaaaattatttttaatccttAATTCATGGaacttatttacaattttctattaaaaccCCTTCTAACTTGATTAGCCTCGCTTTTCCCTTGATAATCAATTACTACCATACATATTTGGTTCATatgtatgaaaattattataataataatttttcattgacTTATCAGCCGGTGGTCAAGTtagatcaaaaatttaatttttaacattatctCTTTATACATTTATGGTCATACTCACCCAAATTAATACCTTTTACCTTGGTAACCATTATTTTCACGtatcctttaaaatatttaactttattttattaaaatttaacgttaatacgccttaaattcttttttaaccaAGACTtagaacttttaattttataattccttaACTTCGTCGATCCTTTATTTGTAACTTCTAATGATCACGTGGGGGtgatcattttcttttctcaGAGATCCTATACTTATAACCTGTAGTGATCATGTGAGGATGATCACTTTTCCTTTCTCGGAGCATGCACCACTTGTAACACCTGAGCCCATAGAGAATTATGTTTGCCACCTCAGGTATTAACAAAAtgactctttattaataatataaataaatacaataatatgcttggtttaataacattaaataataaaataattcataacaaAATTCGTCCCCTTTTCTCTCAAAAGGTGATCTTCACGCCCTTTTATGTTTGTTTTTGTGtactaaattcataatttcaattcatggatttaaattattaaagtatttccattgttttaaagtatttccattatcttaattttgtatccatttgatcatcataaactcctgaattatgatttataatattaacgtagtgatcaacaaattattcACTTGACATCTCAGATCACttgatttcattcaatttagtATCTTTCGGATCTTCATTTATCCTTAAATCTCGTGACTAATAGTTTATGGTCATCACGGACCAATCACCTCAATCCATGTGATTATTAGTTTAACGACTTCTCggtccaattaaaataaaaataaaaataagttaaaattttatacactaagactaaatataatactgcgcctcacaattaataaatttactagatATACTACGGCATTACAATATTACCGACAATCATGTTACCGACAATCAACAATCATATTACTGATACTCATTTTACCATCAACACTTACagtatttattactatttcacTACCCACTTCagttatgaaaattaaaatacatatttaatataaaagaatttaccataatatataaaataaaaaattgatcaatatataacaaaatgtaaaatactatgatatttatacataataaaataacttgaatttaatatttaattttatcaattttattttttaaaaaatttatttcagcTTCATAATATGTTGTACTTAGAATTGTTCTTTAGAATGCTtacaaaaaaagcaaattatataaactaaattaagaaaattattgagTATTTCAAAATGctaattgaatataataatgtactgtatattatttcaattaataataaatactaacaaaccaataaaagttttattttaaacaataataaataaacaataattattttattacaatacttaaaattatatcgGTAAAATGATTGTCGGTAATATGATTGTCGGTAATGTGAACCAGACCCATATGGTGCAAAGTAACAGCAGGTAGCTGctaatcattttataataaaaaattgggcaatttctttataaaaattgaaaaaaaaaaaattattttttaatagaaaatttgctaatttctttttctaaattaaaaaaaatttttattatttttaatgataattgctcaatttattttattattataaaaattaaaaaaagtgacCTATTTAACAAAAGTAGGTTAATAACTAAAATAGTCAAAACCATTTTATTATGGTACGTAAactttggccggaattatattTTGGCCATATTTATGTGATGAAAATCACCAGTAAAATCGCCCGCAGTAAGATTTAGTAATACTCTTAAAATACTgcatttcataataaaataatgtaatttattattagtatggGGGCGAAGTCCCCGACAATAGAAAAAAACGTtgaatcacaaaaaaaaaagtttttcgcaaacgtttttaattattttaacaaaaaaaacgttgcgaaaccgtgtaatttaataaaaaaaaagttttcgcaaacgttttttaattgttttaacaaaaaacgttgcgaaaacgttttttatttttaagcaatttaaaatcaattacgGTAGTTGCCTGTGTCACCacgttaaattaaaattaaaaaacgtttgtatttttttattctataaaacataaaataaaaatttttttttaattttttgctaaaataaataatatttttccattttttttgttttttttttagtttttttctaataaaataattaattaatttcactagaaaatatttgaatatttttttttttttgttcgtataaatcgtataaaaaatttttttgatgatcccaaaattaaaaaaaaaactttaaaaaataaatcatactTTTGTCGATACactattattgttaaaatgttcgaattgtaaaaaaaaatttttataaaaaaactttttgtcTCAAATAAagcatcaaataaaatttttttaatagatatcTTTTTTAGCgtttaaagttttgaaataatgCTTATTTCGagtatacaaaaaattataaggtTTTTATTcatccaaaattaaaatcacatACATAAgtaaatatgtttttataattaattataataatttttcatatttcgtTACAATAAAAAAGAGTCAAGATgtcaaaaataatgataataaccAATTTTAACACGAGaattaaattaagtaattatatatCTAATCTGATAAAGATGAATTGATTGGTGGAAAATAAGGAATATGGAATACAGGATTGCAAGAACCTAAGCAAATTGTTTCAGAGGAATAATAACAATGAGAATATGTAGTCAGTGACACTATAATTTCATCTCCCCGAGTTAATTTTGAGGTATCATAACTGTCAAGTCGTGTATATTCATAATCTCCTTCATAAAGTGAATCACAATtaaagctattattattacaataaatctTATGTAAGATATTACTCCTATCGTACCCATTTACCCATGTACGATCTCCCACAAAAGTAAAAAGTGGATCTTTTGAGCCATCATCTTTATAAATCATGTAATCTTTAATAATCATTACTCCCTGTTGCAAACAACATGGGACTTGTGTTTTATCTGGTTgaactaattttaattcaacCAGCCCTTCTACTATGAACCGAACACTTTCAACTATACTTCCAtgatcttttattataatagaatagcataaaaagaattaattattaaattaactaacTTGGATAAATAgtgaaaattttgttctttagATAGCTTACCGTAACAGTTGTCAAAAGATTTAAAAGCAAAAGTTTTGAAGAAAGTaagaaataatacaataataaaaattataagtttcATGATTAATGAGTTGTttgtataatgaaaataactaTCATAGAAGTTGTGATTCTGctagtttatttatatgtaaaatttcagATTGTAAAAGtataagaaaaagattatcatATTAGACATCCATTATTGGTATGTTTTAATAACATGTCTATCATCATTCAAATAGACCTGTTTGGTTAAGAACTGAAACATTTacgaatattatttaaactcgaatatttcattttattaccCCTTAATGACTAAATAATTACACCGAAATGGGTTTATTATGGGCCGATCTACTACAGCAATTTACATTTCAACTATTGTCAAAATTCTATTAGTATggcttttttaatttaatattcactgattttattatacttgaatttaattttaaatctgaAAGAAAGTGACCAGATACGGTATTTCTCTTCCCGACAGGAAATTTGCCTGCCAGGTTTGGCCAAAGTTATGTAGAGTTATGCACAGCACGTGATCGTGCGACCAGCGTTGGGAAATTTAAACGGTCCTTAAGCGATCAGCAAACATTATCCctcataaatattaaaagcaTGTAATTAAAACGTGTTTCTCATATTTACTTAGAAAGTAAtgttaatttatcattacCTACTACGTTATATTTTTTCAGGCATTGCCAATGTTCATTTTCAGTTAGCAtttgatatcatattatttgATACATTATTAGAGGACTATCTACTACATTACCAATATGGAAAAATCTCAACTACACACTAAATGTTGAATATCGAATGAGGAACGAGATA includes the following:
- a CDS encoding uncharacterized protein (SECRETED:cutsite_TFA-FK; SECRETED:prob_0.9441); SECRETED:SignalP(1-19), encoding MKLIIFIIVLFLTFFKTFAFKSFDNCYDHGSIVESVRFIVEGLVELKLVQPDKTQVPCCLQQGVMIIKDYMIYKDDGSKDPLFTFVGDRTWVNGYDRSNILHKIYCNNNSFNCDSLYEGDYEYTRLDSYDTSKLTRGDEIIVSLTTYSHCYYSSETICLGSCNPVFHIPYFPPINSSLSD